One segment of Theobroma cacao cultivar B97-61/B2 chromosome 9, Criollo_cocoa_genome_V2, whole genome shotgun sequence DNA contains the following:
- the LOC18588970 gene encoding 3-ketoacyl-CoA synthase 11: MSESNPKLPSNKLPDFKQSVKLKYVKLGYHYLMTHGMYIFLTPLVVVIAAQLSTFSLQDLHELWDHLRFNLMSVILCSTLLVFLFYFLTRPRPVYLVDFSCYKPDDARKCTGQIFMERSVMTGTFTEENLEFQRKILERSGLGESTYLPEAVIRVPPNPCMAEARKEAEAVMFGALDQLFEKTSLKPKDVGILIVNCSLFNPTPSLSAMVINHYKLRGNIISYNLGGMGCSAGLISIDLAKDLLQAHANSYALVITMENITLNWYFGNERSMLVSNCLFRMGGAAILLSNKRSDGRRSKYRLVHTVRTHKGADDKCFTCVTQKEDSTGRIGVSLSKDLMAVAGDALKTNITTLGPLVLPMSEQLLFFATLVARKLFKMKVKPYIPDFKLAFEHFCIHAGGRAVLDELEKNLQLSDWHMEPSRMTLYRFGNTSSSSLWYELAYTEAKGRIKKGDRTWQIAFGSGFKCNSAVWKALRTINPAKERSPWMDEIHQFPVDVPKVSAI; this comes from the coding sequence atgtctgAATCTAATCCAAAATTACCTTCTAACAAGCTTCCTGATTTCAAGCAATCTGTGAAACTGAAATACGTTAAACTTGGCTACCATTACCTGATGACTCATGGAATGTACATATTTTTAACCCCTCTTGTTGTGGTCATTGCTGCACAACTCTCCACTTTCTCGCTTCAAGATCTCCATGAGCTTTGGGACCATCTTCGTTTTAATCTAATGTCTGTGATCCTATGTTCCACCCTTCtcgttttcttattttattttcttactcGTCCTCGTCCTGTTTaccttgttgatttttcatGTTACAAGCCAGATGATGCTAGGAAATGCACCGGGCAGATCTTCATGGAAAGGTCTGTTATGACTGGTACTTTCACAGAGGAAAACCTTGAGTTTCAAAGGAAAATTCTTGAGAGGTCTGGTCTTGGGGAGTCCACTTACCTCCCCGAAGCTGTTATAAGAGTTCCTCCTAATCCGTGCATGGCAGAGGCAAGGAAAGAAGCAGAAGCTGTGATGTTTGGTGCACTTGATCAGCTTTTTGAGAAAACATCTTTGAAACCTAAAGATGTTGGAATTTTAATTGTCAATTGTAGCTTGTTTAATCCAACACCATCTTTATCTGCAATGGTAATTAATCATTACAAGCTTAGAGGGAATATTATTAGTTATAATCTAGGTGGGATGGGCTGTAGTGCTGGTTTGATATCCATTGATCTTGCCAAAGATCTTCTTCAAGCACATGCAAATTCCTATGCTTTGGTCATTACCATGGAAAACATTACTTTGAATTGGTATTTTGGGAATGAAAGGTCCATGCTTGTTTCCAATTGCTTGTTCCGGATGGGAGGGGCCGCAATTTTACTTTCCAATAAAAGGTCTGATGGTAGGCGGTCCAAGTATAGATTGGTCCATACTGTTCGAACTCACAAAGGTGCAGATGATAAATGCTTCACTTGTGTTACTCAGAAAGAGGATTCTACCGGAAGGATTGGAGTTTCTTTGTCAAAGGATCTGATGGCGGTTGCTGGGGATGCTCTGAAGACTAATATCACAACCCTTGGCCCTCTTGTTTTACCAATGTCTGAGCAGTTACTCTTCTTTGCCACTTTGGTTGCCAGGAAACTTTTCAAGATGAAGGTGAAGCCTTACATCCCAGATTTCAAATTGGCTTTCGAGCATTTCTGCATTCATGCTGGTGGAAGAGCTGTACTGGACGAGTTGGAGAAGAACTTGCAACTCTCAGATTGGCATATGGAACCTTCAAGAATGACACTGTATCGATTTGGTAACACTTCAAGCAGCTCTCTTTGGTATGAATTGGCTTATACAGAGGCCAAAGGGAGGATTAAGAAGGGAGACAGAACATGGCAAATAGCATTCGGTTCAGGGTTTAAGTGCAACAGTGCTGTTTGGAAGGCTCTGCGGACCATAAATCCAGCTAAGGAGAGAAGCCCATGGATGGATGAGATTCACCAATTCCCAGTGGATGTTCCAAAGGTTTCAGCAATCTAG